A window of the Armatimonadota bacterium genome harbors these coding sequences:
- a CDS encoding HAD-IA family hydrolase: MLLDAGHTIIEGRPSWFDVWEEALGAFDVTLDREALQKAYARASDALSHIPPEQFTPETWRQFLREMVANLEIPGHEDAIADRMHRILAEVRPQYRAYEEVPEVLERLRRRGLRLAVVSNWELDLPEVLARAGLDGRFDAVVASAAVGAAKPDPRIFHIALDRVGVAPSAAVHVGDSYEADVQGARAAGVHPVLLDRDRLYHDVDCDLIRNLRELPAVLDRLEAR; this comes from the coding sequence GTGTTGTTGGACGCGGGGCACACGATCATCGAAGGGAGGCCCTCGTGGTTCGACGTGTGGGAGGAGGCGCTCGGGGCTTTCGACGTGACGCTGGATCGCGAGGCGTTGCAGAAGGCCTATGCGCGCGCCAGCGACGCACTCAGCCACATCCCCCCCGAGCAGTTCACCCCCGAGACGTGGCGGCAGTTCCTGCGCGAGATGGTGGCGAACCTCGAGATCCCCGGCCACGAGGATGCGATCGCCGACCGCATGCACCGGATCCTGGCCGAGGTGCGACCCCAGTACAGGGCCTACGAGGAAGTCCCCGAAGTCCTCGAGCGCCTGCGCAGGCGGGGACTGCGTCTTGCGGTGGTGTCGAACTGGGAACTGGATCTCCCGGAGGTCCTTGCCCGCGCAGGTCTGGACGGTCGGTTCGACGCCGTGGTCGCGTCCGCGGCGGTCGGCGCCGCCAAGCCCGACCCGCGCATCTTCCACATCGCCCTGGACCGGGTGGGCGTCGCGCCGTCAGCAGCGGTGCACGTGGGTGACTCGTACGAAGCCGACGTGCAAGGTGCCCGGGCGGCCGGGGTGCATCCGGTTCTGCTGGATCGGGATCGTCTGTACCATGACGTGGACTGTGATCTGATCCGCAACCTGCGTGAACTGCCGGCCGTGTTGGACCGGCTGGAGGCACGGTGA
- a CDS encoding DNA repair exonuclease has product MNRPPGGAPMPAPPAMPGPMRLLHVADVHLGAPLRVLGDRGAEQREQIRRTFARCVDLALEQGCQVVLIAGDLFDCPHPPRALVEFAGEQLRRLLAAGIRVFATWGNHDGGTDSVWVHPQFRERIAGVTVFGEELQTVVLEDLDLSVTGCSPRPGAGRSPLADWEPRRVTTFAVGMAHGSAYRGGQSERPDAIRPEQIRLLGLDYLALGDWHSAQEVHPPPQAAWYAGAPELLNIDQPGSGHVLLVTLHRPGAATVEPVRVGRRILRRESADAADVNEEALRTLLEEWADPDTVLDLRIRGLRPVDHTLPVDALEREFADRFFRLRIADVSHPRLDPEELDRFEATTVLGEFVRRMGQQIEQAPPERRALLEEALQIGVAALQGKEVGP; this is encoded by the coding sequence GTGAACCGCCCACCCGGTGGCGCGCCGATGCCGGCGCCGCCCGCCATGCCGGGGCCGATGCGCCTTCTGCACGTGGCCGACGTGCACCTCGGAGCTCCGCTCAGGGTACTGGGCGACCGCGGTGCCGAGCAGCGGGAGCAGATCCGGCGCACCTTCGCACGCTGTGTCGACCTGGCGCTCGAGCAGGGATGCCAGGTCGTGCTGATCGCTGGGGACCTGTTCGATTGCCCGCACCCGCCGCGTGCCCTCGTGGAGTTTGCCGGGGAGCAGCTCCGGAGGCTGCTGGCCGCGGGTATCCGGGTCTTCGCGACCTGGGGGAACCACGACGGGGGAACCGACAGTGTCTGGGTCCATCCGCAGTTTCGCGAGCGCATCGCCGGCGTGACGGTGTTTGGCGAGGAGCTACAGACGGTGGTCCTGGAGGATCTGGACCTCAGCGTCACCGGCTGCTCGCCGCGGCCGGGGGCCGGGCGCAGTCCGCTCGCCGACTGGGAACCCCGACGGGTGACGACGTTCGCGGTCGGGATGGCCCACGGGAGTGCGTACCGAGGCGGCCAGTCCGAGCGGCCCGACGCGATCCGACCGGAACAGATCCGTTTGCTCGGACTGGACTACCTGGCCCTGGGGGACTGGCACTCGGCACAGGAGGTGCACCCGCCCCCGCAGGCGGCGTGGTACGCGGGCGCCCCAGAACTCCTGAACATCGACCAGCCGGGCAGCGGCCACGTGCTGCTGGTGACCCTCCATCGGCCCGGTGCGGCAACCGTGGAGCCGGTCCGGGTCGGGCGGCGCATCCTGCGCCGGGAGTCCGCCGATGCTGCCGATGTGAACGAGGAGGCGTTGCGGACCCTGCTCGAAGAGTGGGCGGATCCAGACACGGTGCTGGACCTGCGGATCCGGGGTCTGCGTCCGGTGGACCACACCCTTCCGGTGGATGCCCTGGAACGGGAGTTCGCGGACCGGTTCTTCCGGCTGCGCATCGCCGACGTCTCGCATCCGCGGCTGGACCCCGAAGAGCTCGACCGCTTCGAGGCGACGACCGTGCTGGGGGAGTTCGTCCGCCGCATGGGCCAGCAGATCGAGCAGGCACCCCCCGAGCGGCGTGCGCTGTTGGAAGAGGCACTTCAGATCGGTGTGGCGGCCCTACAGGGCAAGGAGGTGGGGCCGTGA
- a CDS encoding AAA family ATPase produces the protein MILRALRLRNFRRHGDADYEFTRGLNVVVGPNEAGKSAIRDAIRVALFENAETRSESLRDSLRSWGQTDEAVVELDFEVPEGAFRVIKDFGGRRVALMGDRGRWEKNKVVQEAIGRALGLERKDVFEATAHVGQADLARLEQEGGDIASQLSRIISGADEDAARAIQRLRAVLNELERGESRQAANPGRIARVRRRVQELTAERERIERELREAQRAREQRDAGHARLREIADALADRTALLDLNRRIQHSVEQADRIRARMQEIQAKLDHVGALREALDRAREGLVSVPQVDPAELGRLRSLLRDAESLERQAASFDIQETPGPVPAPRPWLWWIAAAAVAGALLTAQTWKWLAIALGGVGLGAGWFAWHAHRARDRAVRAREAFERIREDRALRAERLRAEAARARAQVRDVMRSLGVDSLERLEEAAAQRAEREREVRSLSERIADALRGQDEDGLREERQRLAADLAAHQAFLDSDEARHKGLGALEVQKIQREQEALLTEQRDVQRTVDMLEGQLTRAPDEEDLLRVDEALAVAHDTLSRLERRREALRVALEVLEQAKAAVEVPARRAVEQRAGAFLESLTGGRYGRLRVPEGSMQIEVWSPDAGRWVRPAEPDLSRGTADLVYLAARVALVDVLAGGARPPLLFDDPFVTFDPERQTRAIAWLRELSRDRQILLFTCNDAYAAHADHVIRLGGRPTPSPASDPAQPRGEFPVQSRLF, from the coding sequence GTGATCCTGCGGGCCCTGCGTCTGAGGAACTTCCGGCGCCACGGCGACGCGGACTACGAGTTCACCCGCGGGCTGAACGTCGTCGTCGGCCCCAACGAGGCCGGCAAGTCCGCGATCCGCGACGCGATCCGCGTGGCCTTGTTCGAGAACGCCGAGACCCGGTCGGAATCTCTGCGCGACAGTCTCCGCAGTTGGGGGCAGACGGACGAGGCGGTCGTAGAACTCGACTTCGAAGTGCCAGAAGGGGCGTTCCGGGTCATAAAGGACTTCGGCGGCAGGCGTGTGGCCCTAATGGGCGACCGGGGGAGGTGGGAGAAGAACAAGGTGGTCCAAGAGGCGATCGGACGGGCCCTCGGGCTGGAGCGCAAGGACGTGTTCGAAGCCACGGCACACGTCGGGCAGGCCGACCTGGCGCGGCTGGAGCAGGAGGGAGGGGACATCGCCTCGCAGCTGAGCCGGATCATCAGCGGCGCCGACGAGGACGCCGCCAGGGCGATCCAGCGGCTCCGGGCGGTTCTCAACGAACTGGAGCGCGGCGAATCCCGTCAGGCGGCCAACCCCGGCAGGATCGCCAGAGTGCGCCGGCGGGTCCAAGAACTCACCGCCGAGCGCGAACGCATCGAGCGGGAACTGCGCGAGGCTCAGCGCGCCCGGGAGCAACGGGACGCTGGGCACGCGCGCCTGCGGGAGATCGCCGACGCCCTGGCAGACCGCACGGCCCTGTTGGACCTCAACCGACGCATCCAACACAGTGTGGAGCAGGCGGACCGCATCCGGGCACGGATGCAGGAGATCCAGGCGAAGCTCGACCACGTGGGGGCGCTGCGGGAAGCCCTCGACCGGGCACGCGAGGGCTTGGTCTCGGTACCGCAGGTCGATCCCGCTGAACTCGGACGCCTTCGTTCCCTGCTCCGCGACGCCGAATCGCTCGAGCGGCAGGCGGCAAGCTTCGACATTCAGGAGACGCCCGGACCTGTCCCCGCACCGCGACCGTGGCTGTGGTGGATCGCCGCGGCGGCGGTCGCCGGAGCGCTGTTGACCGCGCAGACCTGGAAGTGGTTGGCAATCGCGCTGGGCGGTGTGGGCCTCGGCGCGGGGTGGTTCGCCTGGCATGCCCACCGTGCGCGCGACCGGGCAGTCCGCGCACGAGAGGCTTTCGAGCGGATTCGTGAGGATCGCGCCCTGCGTGCCGAGCGGCTGCGCGCCGAGGCCGCGCGCGCCCGCGCCCAGGTGCGGGACGTGATGCGCTCGCTGGGCGTGGACAGCCTGGAGCGGCTCGAGGAAGCCGCAGCGCAACGCGCGGAACGGGAGCGCGAAGTGAGGTCGCTGTCCGAAAGGATCGCCGACGCGCTGCGCGGCCAAGACGAAGATGGCCTGCGGGAAGAACGACAGCGCCTTGCCGCCGACCTCGCTGCCCACCAAGCCTTCCTGGACAGCGACGAGGCCCGACACAAGGGATTGGGCGCCCTGGAGGTACAGAAGATCCAGCGCGAGCAGGAGGCGCTTTTGACCGAGCAGCGCGACGTGCAGCGCACCGTGGACATGCTCGAAGGCCAGCTGACCAGGGCACCGGACGAGGAGGACCTGCTGCGGGTCGACGAGGCGCTGGCGGTCGCCCACGACACTCTGAGCCGGTTGGAGCGGCGGCGGGAAGCGCTGCGCGTGGCCCTGGAGGTCCTCGAACAGGCCAAGGCCGCGGTCGAGGTCCCTGCGCGCCGCGCTGTGGAGCAGCGGGCCGGCGCGTTCCTGGAGTCCCTGACCGGGGGGCGGTACGGGAGGTTGCGGGTTCCCGAGGGATCCATGCAGATCGAGGTCTGGTCACCCGACGCCGGCCGTTGGGTGCGCCCCGCCGAACCCGACCTGAGCCGCGGCACCGCGGACCTGGTGTACCTGGCCGCGCGCGTCGCGCTCGTCGACGTGCTGGCGGGCGGAGCGCGGCCACCCTTGCTGTTCGACGATCCGTTCGTCACCTTCGACCCCGAGCGCCAGACCCGCGCCATCGCCTGGTTGCGGGAGTTGAGCCGCGACCGCCAGATCCTCTTGTTCACCTGCAACGACGCGTACGCCGCACACGCCGATCACGTCATCCGCCTGGGCGGTCGGCCGACGCCATCGCCCGCGTCCGACCCAGCCCAGCCGCGTGGAGAGTTCCCCGTCCAGTCGCGGCTGTTCTGA
- a CDS encoding class II fumarate hydratase, with protein sequence MSDGVGTETKYRTERDSLGEMEVPADALYGASTQRAVLNFPISGIRFPRVFLRALGLIKRYAAEVNAELGLLDRTVADAIVQAAQEVADGAWDDHFPLDIYQTGSGTSTNTNANEVIANRAIEILGGERGSKRVHPNDHVNLGQSSNDVIPTAIHLSALLSIREQLRPALQRLAEALRGKAEEFMPIVKTGRTHLMDATPIRLGQEFAGYAGHVESALRHLEHAEQALCEVPLGGTAVGTGTNRHPEFAERVCARLQVATGIPVREASNHFQAQACLDAVVLTSGVLRTYATALMKVANDIRWMGSGPHAGLAELELPAVQPGSSIMPGKVNPVIAESVIQVCAQVQGNDLVVALGNQWGNFELNTMMPVMAHNLLQSISLLAAASANFARQCVEGLRATPRGPETVERGLMLATALAPVIGYDAAAEIAKEAARTGRTIRDIARERTQLSDEDLARILDPSRMTEPGFTTGGGG encoded by the coding sequence ATGAGTGACGGAGTCGGCACGGAGACCAAGTATCGGACCGAGCGTGACTCTCTAGGGGAGATGGAAGTACCGGCGGATGCGCTGTACGGCGCCAGCACGCAGCGCGCGGTCCTGAACTTCCCAATCAGTGGCATCCGATTTCCGCGCGTGTTCTTGCGGGCGCTCGGCCTGATCAAGCGGTACGCGGCCGAGGTCAACGCGGAACTCGGTCTGCTGGACCGCACGGTGGCCGACGCGATCGTCCAGGCCGCGCAGGAAGTCGCCGACGGTGCGTGGGACGACCACTTCCCGCTCGACATCTACCAGACCGGGTCGGGCACATCGACCAACACGAACGCCAACGAGGTGATCGCCAACCGCGCCATCGAGATTCTCGGTGGCGAGCGAGGCAGCAAGAGAGTGCACCCCAACGACCACGTCAACCTGGGGCAGTCCAGCAACGACGTCATCCCGACCGCGATCCACCTCAGCGCTCTGCTGTCGATCCGCGAACAGTTGCGGCCGGCGCTGCAACGGCTGGCCGAAGCCCTGCGCGGGAAGGCCGAAGAGTTCATGCCCATCGTCAAGACCGGGCGCACGCACCTCATGGACGCCACACCGATCCGGCTCGGTCAGGAGTTTGCCGGATATGCCGGCCACGTGGAGTCGGCGCTCCGCCACCTCGAACACGCCGAGCAGGCCCTCTGCGAGGTTCCATTGGGGGGAACCGCCGTGGGGACCGGCACGAACCGTCACCCGGAGTTCGCCGAGCGAGTGTGCGCCAGACTCCAGGTCGCCACCGGCATCCCCGTACGGGAGGCGTCCAACCACTTCCAGGCTCAGGCCTGTTTGGACGCGGTCGTGCTGACCAGCGGCGTGCTGCGGACGTATGCGACCGCTCTGATGAAGGTCGCCAACGACATCCGCTGGATGGGGTCGGGGCCGCACGCAGGTCTGGCCGAGCTTGAACTGCCCGCCGTCCAGCCTGGATCGTCAATCATGCCGGGCAAAGTGAATCCGGTGATCGCGGAGTCGGTGATCCAGGTGTGCGCCCAGGTGCAGGGCAACGATCTCGTCGTCGCATTGGGCAACCAGTGGGGGAACTTCGAGCTGAACACGATGATGCCGGTGATGGCGCACAACCTGCTGCAGTCGATCTCACTGCTCGCGGCCGCCTCCGCAAACTTCGCGCGGCAGTGCGTCGAAGGGCTGCGGGCGACGCCGCGCGGGCCCGAGACCGTGGAGCGCGGATTGATGCTCGCCACGGCTCTGGCGCCGGTGATCGGCTACGACGCGGCGGCGGAGATCGCCAAGGAGGCGGCGCGTACCGGCCGTACCATCCGCGACATCGCGCGCGAACGGACGCAGCTGTCCGACGAAGACCTGGCGCGTATCCTGGATCCCTCGCGGATGACCGAACCGGGATTCACGACAGGCGGCGGAGGTTGA
- a CDS encoding DUF420 domain-containing protein: protein MRLEQWLPALNTALIAISGVAVLTGYAFIRRRRVTAHRRAMITAAVFAALFLVVYAIRWALLGSKPFAGEGWLRGVYLATLVTHVILATALAPMVLVTLRRALAGQYASHRRIARKTLPVWLYVAASGWAVYAMLYCLPQGYGR from the coding sequence ATGCGACTCGAACAGTGGCTGCCGGCGCTGAACACTGCACTCATCGCCATCAGCGGCGTAGCGGTCCTCACAGGATACGCCTTCATCCGGCGTCGCCGCGTCACGGCGCACAGGCGTGCGATGATCACGGCTGCGGTGTTCGCCGCGCTGTTCCTCGTCGTATACGCCATCCGGTGGGCGCTGCTGGGTTCGAAGCCCTTTGCAGGGGAAGGATGGCTCCGCGGCGTCTACCTGGCGACGCTGGTCACGCACGTGATCCTGGCGACCGCGCTGGCGCCGATGGTCCTCGTCACGTTGCGGCGTGCCCTGGCAGGACAGTACGCAAGCCACAGGCGCATCGCTCGCAAGACGCTGCCGGTCTGGCTGTACGTCGCCGCCAGCGGGTGGGCGGTGTATGCCATGCTGTACTGCCTGCCGCAGGGCTACGGAAGGTGA
- a CDS encoding glycosyltransferase family 4 protein codes for MERSVGHTDTLAVAIVSTYPPRACGIATFSRDLAAALRAAGVRTRVVGMNEEAAGYTYEPEVAWQIHDNAPEEYRAVADALNHSDVDVVNLQHEFGIFGGEWGEYVLELVERLDRPLVTTLHTVLPNPPARARRIVRALSRRSSCVVVMSPSALSLMEERYGVARNRLRVIWHGVPEIEWVPRERAKERLGLGGRQVLSTFGLVNAGKGIEDVLDALPSVATAFPDVLYLILGETHPNVRRREGESYRNMLLDRVRTLGLGGHVRFENRYMADSELIAYLQVTDIYLTPYHNPDQIVSGTLSWALAAGCAIVSTPYRYAQDVLADDRGVLVPFRSPSAIASAVRNLLASAERRQSMGQRAYRFARQMLWPSVGSRYAALFEEVAGRRAVEMAG; via the coding sequence GTGGAACGCTCGGTTGGCCACACGGACACGCTGGCGGTCGCGATCGTCTCGACGTATCCGCCCCGCGCCTGCGGGATCGCGACGTTCAGCCGCGATCTGGCCGCGGCGCTGCGGGCAGCGGGCGTGCGAACGCGGGTCGTGGGGATGAACGAGGAGGCCGCAGGCTACACGTACGAGCCCGAGGTGGCCTGGCAGATCCACGACAACGCACCCGAGGAGTACCGGGCGGTGGCCGACGCACTGAACCACAGCGACGTCGACGTCGTCAACCTCCAGCACGAGTTCGGGATCTTCGGGGGCGAGTGGGGCGAATACGTACTGGAACTCGTGGAACGCCTAGACCGGCCGCTCGTGACGACGCTGCACACCGTGCTGCCGAATCCACCGGCCCGGGCCCGCCGTATCGTCCGGGCGCTGTCGCGGCGTTCGTCGTGCGTGGTGGTCATGAGCCCCTCGGCCCTGTCCCTGATGGAGGAGCGGTACGGGGTGGCGCGCAACAGGCTCAGGGTGATCTGGCACGGGGTGCCCGAGATCGAGTGGGTCCCGCGCGAGCGGGCAAAGGAGCGTCTGGGGCTCGGCGGACGACAGGTGCTCTCCACCTTCGGACTCGTGAACGCGGGGAAGGGGATCGAGGACGTGCTCGATGCGCTCCCCTCTGTCGCGACCGCCTTCCCCGACGTCCTGTACCTGATTCTCGGGGAGACCCATCCCAACGTGCGGCGGCGCGAGGGGGAGAGCTACCGCAACATGCTCCTGGACAGGGTCCGGACACTGGGGTTAGGGGGCCACGTGCGGTTCGAGAACCGCTACATGGCGGACTCGGAGCTGATCGCATATCTGCAGGTGACCGACATCTACCTAACCCCGTACCACAACCCGGACCAGATTGTGAGCGGTACCCTCTCCTGGGCGTTGGCTGCGGGGTGCGCGATCGTCTCCACACCGTACCGATATGCGCAGGACGTGCTGGCGGACGATCGCGGCGTGCTGGTCCCGTTCCGGTCGCCTTCGGCGATCGCCTCGGCGGTGCGCAACCTGCTGGCGTCTGCGGAACGACGCCAGAGCATGGGGCAGCGGGCATACCGATTCGCCCGGCAGATGCTGTGGCCGTCGGTCGGCTCCCGGTATGCAGCACTGTTCGAAGAGGTCGCCGGCCGACGGGCGGTCGAGATGGCCGGCTGA
- a CDS encoding glycosyl transferase — MRTGSAVRPVVSIRLDHLRRLTDDFGVIQFARGRDPDPASGYAADDVARALVVAARLGQEDLARIYLAFLGRALRADGWFHNLWSPFRRPLPAARSEDCQGRCLWALGEVVGSSLPHELREQAGRLVAAAAPTSAQLHGVRGRANALLGLAVAGLPEIVNSLADALHRQLDRAPDAWPWPEPVLTYELARVPHGLIRSADRVPAGALVLATALRTLDFLIDVMIEDGVVWPVGNRGWYPRGGTKARWDQQPVDPGALAEACAEAYRATGLERYREVARLAVQWFEGRNACRVPLVDEDGACRDGLSPHGVSENRGAESCLAYLLAALTAASLV; from the coding sequence ATGCGCACAGGCTCTGCGGTCCGCCCGGTGGTGTCCATCCGCCTAGACCACCTGCGCCGTCTGACGGACGACTTCGGCGTCATCCAGTTCGCGCGGGGTCGCGACCCGGATCCCGCCAGCGGATATGCCGCCGACGACGTCGCGCGCGCTCTGGTCGTCGCGGCGCGTCTGGGACAGGAGGATCTCGCTCGAATCTACCTCGCCTTCCTCGGACGTGCCCTCCGCGCCGACGGCTGGTTCCACAACCTGTGGTCCCCATTTCGCCGTCCGCTGCCCGCGGCACGCTCCGAGGACTGCCAGGGAAGGTGTCTGTGGGCGCTGGGGGAGGTGGTGGGATCCTCGCTGCCGCACGAGCTGCGCGAGCAGGCGGGCCGCCTCGTCGCCGCGGCCGCACCTACCTCCGCACAACTGCACGGCGTTCGCGGGAGAGCCAACGCGTTGCTCGGCCTGGCGGTCGCGGGGCTTCCGGAGATCGTCAACAGCCTTGCGGACGCGCTGCACCGCCAGCTGGACCGGGCGCCCGATGCCTGGCCGTGGCCGGAACCCGTGCTGACGTACGAACTGGCGCGCGTGCCCCACGGGCTGATCAGGAGCGCCGACAGGGTTCCGGCCGGAGCTCTTGTGCTCGCCACCGCGCTGCGGACCCTGGACTTCTTGATCGATGTGATGATTGAAGACGGCGTGGTCTGGCCGGTGGGCAACCGGGGCTGGTATCCGCGCGGCGGGACCAAGGCACGATGGGACCAGCAACCTGTGGACCCCGGCGCGCTGGCGGAGGCGTGCGCGGAGGCGTACAGGGCGACCGGGCTGGAGCGGTACCGCGAGGTGGCGAGGCTGGCGGTGCAGTGGTTCGAAGGTCGGAATGCCTGCCGGGTCCCGCTCGTCGACGAGGACGGCGCCTGCCGGGACGGCCTGAGTCCGCACGGCGTCAGCGAGAATCGGGGCGCGGAGTCCTGCCTGGCCTATCTGCTCGCGGCACTCACCGCTGCATCCCTCGTCTAG
- a CDS encoding glycosyltransferase family 4 protein: protein MRVAMLAPIAWRVPPRHYGGWEQAVSVLTEGLVAAGVDVTLFASGDSISSARVHSIVPRPLQEDPDLGRLSRAYEILHAVSCLEHAARFDIIHNHAGSFVVSYAPFVAAPLVTTLHGSGAEPDSAVLYRHFRALPYIALSSAERRLMGELNCVATIPHGVDVEKFPFSERAGDYLLYVGRVARVKGVHNAIAVAKATGVPLVIGGIVPPEERDYFELEVAPHIDGHTVRFVGPVDADRRNRYCLGALALLHLVEYEEAFGLTMIEAMACGLPVIGTARGSVPEVVAHGRTGFVVGDLAEATEAVRRAAGISRAACREWVARRFSASKMVQRHLRAYRRIVERWRAGSSGRRPAGQARWRRVPRPASDPEAPTPRR, encoded by the coding sequence GTGCGCGTGGCGATGCTTGCACCCATCGCGTGGCGGGTCCCCCCGCGCCACTACGGCGGCTGGGAACAGGCAGTCTCGGTCCTCACGGAAGGGTTGGTGGCCGCGGGCGTAGACGTCACGCTGTTCGCTTCCGGGGATTCGATCAGCTCCGCGCGCGTGCACAGCATCGTACCGCGGCCGCTGCAGGAGGATCCCGATCTCGGACGGTTGTCCCGGGCGTACGAGATCCTGCACGCGGTCTCGTGCCTGGAACATGCCGCCCGGTTCGACATCATCCACAACCACGCCGGATCCTTCGTGGTGTCCTACGCGCCCTTCGTGGCCGCGCCCCTGGTGACGACCCTGCACGGCTCAGGTGCGGAACCGGACAGCGCCGTCCTGTACCGGCACTTCCGTGCCCTGCCCTACATCGCCCTCAGCAGTGCCGAACGCCGCCTGATGGGGGAGCTGAACTGCGTCGCGACCATTCCCCACGGTGTCGACGTCGAGAAGTTTCCGTTCTCGGAGAGGGCAGGGGACTACCTCCTGTACGTCGGACGGGTCGCCAGGGTCAAGGGCGTGCACAACGCGATCGCCGTGGCGAAGGCGACCGGCGTTCCGCTGGTGATCGGAGGGATCGTACCGCCCGAAGAGCGCGACTACTTCGAGCTGGAGGTCGCCCCCCACATCGACGGACACACCGTCCGCTTCGTCGGCCCGGTGGACGCCGACCGGCGCAACCGCTACTGCCTGGGGGCGCTGGCGCTGCTACACCTTGTAGAGTACGAGGAGGCGTTCGGACTCACGATGATCGAAGCGATGGCCTGCGGACTCCCCGTGATCGGCACCGCGCGCGGATCCGTACCGGAGGTCGTGGCGCACGGACGGACCGGTTTCGTGGTGGGCGACCTGGCCGAGGCAACCGAAGCGGTCCGGCGGGCGGCTGGGATCTCTCGCGCTGCGTGCAGGGAGTGGGTGGCCCGGCGCTTCAGCGCGTCGAAGATGGTCCAGCGACACCTCCGCGCCTACCGCCGGATCGTCGAACGGTGGCGCGCGGGGTCTAGCGGGCGCCGTCCTGCCGGGCAAGCAAGGTGGCGTCGCGTGCCCAGGCCAGCATCCGATCCCGAGGCACCGACGCCACGCCGATGA
- a CDS encoding glycosidase: protein MTSTTTQVAERHQPATLSAPRLERYRGNPILQPTDRWWESRWVYNTAAAVYRGRVHLLYRAQGVDWISRLGLAVLEEDGVTVAHRSPRPVFEPAIDNTWERLGVEDPRVSRIGDVYYLCYTAASLYPALKPRQYRRPSAFSDEGVPWRTRIAIARTRDFRNFRRCGLAFRNWDNKNGALFPRKIRGRYLLLHRLFPDIHLGVSSDLHHWHNYGPLIRVRPGQWDGNRVGVAGPPLFTPYGWLLIYHGVDDHRVYRLGLALLDLHDPRRVVARSDNPILEPEEPYEREGLVPNVVFSCGAVDYGGRIMAYYGAADSVIGVASVPRDRMLAWARDATLLARQDGAR from the coding sequence GTGACGAGCACCACCACACAAGTCGCCGAGCGGCACCAACCCGCGACCCTCTCCGCCCCGCGCCTGGAGAGGTACCGGGGCAACCCGATCCTCCAGCCCACCGACAGGTGGTGGGAGTCCCGGTGGGTCTACAACACGGCCGCCGCGGTGTACCGCGGACGCGTCCACCTGCTGTACCGGGCCCAGGGTGTGGACTGGATCTCGCGGCTGGGGCTGGCCGTCCTGGAAGAGGACGGGGTCACCGTCGCCCATCGGAGCCCCCGACCGGTGTTCGAACCCGCGATCGACAACACGTGGGAGCGTCTGGGGGTCGAAGACCCCCGGGTCTCCCGCATCGGCGACGTCTACTACCTGTGCTACACCGCCGCCTCCCTGTACCCGGCGCTCAAGCCCCGACAGTACAGGCGCCCCTCGGCGTTCTCCGACGAGGGAGTACCCTGGCGTACCCGCATCGCCATCGCCCGGACCCGTGACTTCCGCAACTTCCGGCGGTGCGGGCTGGCGTTCCGCAACTGGGACAACAAGAACGGCGCCCTGTTCCCGCGCAAGATTCGGGGCCGCTACCTCCTGCTGCACCGTCTGTTCCCGGACATCCACCTCGGGGTGTCGTCCGACCTCCACCACTGGCATAACTACGGTCCGCTGATCCGGGTTCGACCGGGGCAATGGGATGGCAACCGGGTCGGGGTGGCGGGCCCTCCCCTGTTCACGCCCTATGGTTGGCTGTTGATCTACCATGGGGTCGACGACCACCGCGTCTACCGGTTGGGTTTGGCGCTGCTCGACCTCCACGACCCGCGCCGGGTCGTGGCGCGCTCGGACAATCCGATCCTGGAACCCGAAGAGCCCTACGAACGGGAAGGCCTCGTACCGAACGTCGTCTTCTCGTGCGGCGCGGTCGACTACGGCGGGCGCATCATGGCCTACTACGGCGCCGCTGACAGCGTCATCGGCGTGGCGTCGGTGCCTCGGGATCGGATGCTGGCCTGGGCACGCGACGCCACCTTGCTTGCCCGGCAGGACGGCGCCCGCTAG